From a region of the Salmo trutta chromosome 10, fSalTru1.1, whole genome shotgun sequence genome:
- the LOC115201245 gene encoding uncharacterized protein LOC115201245 has translation MDVLLWRCVLGLLCTPAVLTWTVSQSPSAVSLMKVNSSAEILCSTSLPDPTGLYLRGQFHDNRDVLYLSIADRAVGRITIHNGFRGRVTVVSDQDQEVKRYCEFTLRLSQLGVEDTDSYYCSWRYYDTQRKVLVQRHSNGTIIIVRESDPEKGCGGGQAIMELILIVLSCTAFIVIFFLFIGALMWRCTRTKKHYTPARDNRRHHHHHHQHVCPQHRPTADPQFIYSNRSPGHVDFKGIL, from the exons ATGGATGTTCTGTTGTGGAGATGTGTGCTGGGACTCCTCTGCACACCTGCAGTGCTCACCTGGACAG TTTCCCAGAGCCCCAGTGCCGTATCTCTGATGAAGGTCAACTCCTCGGCCGAGATCCTCTGCTCCACATCGCTACCCGACCCCACAGGCCTCTACCTCAGGGGTCAATTCCACGACAACAGAGATGTGCTGTACTTGTCGATAGCTGACAGAGCAGTCGGTAGGATCACAATCCACAATGGGTTCAGAGGTCGGGTCACAGTGGTGTCAGACCAGGACCAGGAGGTCAAGCGGTACTGTGAGTTCACACTTAGGCTGTCCCAGCTTGGGGTGGAGGACACAGACAGTTACTACTGCAGCTGGAGGTACTACGATACCCAAAGGAAAGTGCTGGTACAGCGGCACAGTAATGGCACCATCATCATTGTCAGAG AGAGCGATCCAGAGAAGGGCTGTGGTGGCGGTCAGGCCATCATGGAACTCATCTTGATTGTGCTGAGCTGTACGGCCTTCATCGTCATCTTCTTCCTCTTCATTGGAGCTCTGATGTGGCGATGCACACGG ACCAAAAAGCACTACACACCAGCCAGGGACAATAGAagacaccaccatcaccaccaccagcatGTGTGTCCACAGCACAGGCCTACTGCTGACCCACAGTTCATCTACTCCAACCGCTCTCCAGGCCATGTCGACTTTAAAGGGATACTGTAA